One region of Triticum aestivum cultivar Chinese Spring chromosome 6B, IWGSC CS RefSeq v2.1, whole genome shotgun sequence genomic DNA includes:
- the LOC123139279 gene encoding probable monogalactosyldiacylglycerol synthase 3, chloroplastic yields MEAPTAAPRVRSIRETVLESVAAYHQQQRMRRRFRKSLSYAGELSSAGRAGASSSPSASLASLAGPEDDDEPFWEEEEGTVELVQLGANRAKNVLVLMSDTGGGHRASAEAIKDAFRIEFGDDYRVFVKDLCKDHAGWPLNNMESSYKFMVKHVQLWKVAFHGTSPRWVHNFYLAALASFYAKKVEAGLKKYKPDIIISVHPLMQHIPLWVLKWQGLQNRVVFATVITDLNTCHPTWFHADVNRCYCPSEEVAKRAELDDLKSSQIRVFGLPIRPSFCRAVLVKDDLRKELELDPDLPAVLLMGGGEGMGPVKKTAKALGDALFDKELGKPIGQLVVICGRNKTLSSSLQALEWKMPIKIRGFETQMEKWMGACDCIITKAGPGTIAEALIRGLPIILNDFIPGQEVGNVPYVVDNGAGVFSKSPKETAELVARWFGPGAEERKRMSENALKLAQPEAVFDIVRDIHELSQEQGVKAQISSSLTSSFFMPSPEASHCPSPIPLV; encoded by the exons ATGgaggcgccgacggcggcgccgcgggtGCGGTCGATCCGGGAGACGGTGCTGGAGAGCGTGGCGGCGTACCACCAGCAGCAGCGGATGCGCCGCAGGTTCCGCAAGAGCCTCTCCTACGCGGGGGAGCTCTCCTCCGCGGGCCGGGCCGGCGCCTCGTCCTCCCCGTCCGcctccctcgcctcgctcgccgggcccgaggacgacgacgagcccttctgggaggaggaggagggcacgGTCGAGCTGGTCCAGCTCGGCGCCAACCGCGCCAAGAACGTCCTCGTCCTCATGAGCGACACCGGCGGCGGCCACCGCGCCTCCGCCGAGGCCATCAAGGACGCCTTCCGCATCGAATTCGGCGACGACTACCGG GTGTTCGTCAAGGACCTGTGCAAGGACCACGCCGGCTGGCCGCTCAACAACATGGAGAGCTCCTACAAGTTCATGGTGAAGCACGTGCAGCTCTGGAAGGTGGCCTTCCACGGCACATCGCCCCGATGGGTCCACAACTTCTacctcgccgccctcgcctccTTCTACGCCAA GAAGGTTGAGGCTGGATTGAAGAAGTACAAGCCAGACATAATAATTAGTGTTCACCCCCTCATGCAACACATTCCTCTATGGGTACTCAAATGGCAAGGTCTGCAGAACAGAGTAGTCTTCGCCACTGTCATCACCGACCTCAACACTTGCCACCCTACATG GTTCCATGCTGATGTAAATAGATGTTACTGCCCATCAGAGGAAGTAGCCAAGAGGGCAGAACTGGATGACCTAAAAAGTTCTCAGATCCGTGTGTTCGGTCTTCCCATTCGACCATCATTCTGCCGTGCTGTTCTTGTTAAG GATGATTTGCGGAAGGAACTTGAATTGGATCCTGACCTACCGGCAGTGTTGCTGATGGGAGGTGGAGAGGGCATGGGTCCTGTAAAGAAGACCGCAAAAGCCCTTGGAGATGCATTGTTTGACAAAGAGCTCGGAAAACCAATCGGGCAGCTTGTTGTCATTTGTGGTCGGAACAAAACACTGAGCTCCTCATTGCAGGCTCTTGAATGGAAAATGCCAATAAAG ATTAGAGGATTCGAGACCCAAATGGAGAAATGGATGGGGGCTTGTGATTGCATTATAACAAAG GCTGGACCAGGCACCATTGCTGAAGCCTTGATTAGGGGTCTTCCTATCATCCTTAATGACTTCATACCTGGACAG GAAGTCGGCAACGTCCCTTATGTCGTGGACAACGGCGCAGGCGTGTTCTCCAAGAGCCCCAAGGAAACTGCCGAACTTGTGGCCCGCTGGTTCGGTCCAGGCGCGGAGGAACGCAAGAGGATGTCGGAGAACGCGTTGAAATTGGCCCAGCCGGAAGCCGTGTTCGACATTGTGAGGGACATCCACGAGCTCTCCCAGGAGCAAGGGGTGAAGGCGCAGATCTCCAGCTCCCTGACATCGTCCTTCTTCATGCCATCTCCTGAAGCCAGCCATTGCCCAAGCCCCATCCCGCTCGTGTGA